Proteins encoded in a region of the Ornithodoros turicata isolate Travis chromosome 3, ASM3712646v1, whole genome shotgun sequence genome:
- the LOC135388110 gene encoding uncharacterized protein LOC135388110 isoform X3 → MSTPTYSLDFHVHTENEIQTRWKNLRDTYARKLKVERKRKEEGGAASLEPYAERWIHFKQLSFLSNIHQPPSAYIENQHPDPDASSSSLMLSGVCSLAEPSTSETSAVPPIEIKEEIVDEVMEDDCTQHIPSSHSPAFVEFQVSPTTHVTQAIVSDPTMFHGTPAPNITVTENPMIHPISPPPQESPLPSLDVIQHTVQQSEQLSTDPSAADTPAESAPSEVFKGKKRMMLSWNHSLSERKSKMELDILQAERKKVEADHRRSEADERKLVTETLLMTEKMQKVEEEKKKLRLESEFLTQEKKRSEEKLRKMEAVRDFYVEERRKSAAAADYYVEEKKKAAAKASWFVEQRKTEVLRQRLLLLEIRKLKRDLKEAK, encoded by the exons ATGTCAACACCTACATACTCCCTCGATTTCCATGTACATACCG AGAACGAGATCCAGACTAGATGGAAGAACCTCCGTGACACTTACGCTCGAAAACTGAAGGTAGAACgcaagaggaaggaagaaggcGGCGCAGCATCCCTGGAGCCGTATGCAGAGCGTTGGATTCACTTCAAGCAGCTATCGTTCCTCAGCAATATCCACCAGCCCCCCTC TGCCTACATAGAGAACCAGCATCCAGACCCTGATGCCTCTTCTTCATCGCTCATGCTCAGCGGCGTTTGTTCGCTCGCGGAACCATCTACCTCGGAAACGTCAGCTGTACCGCCCATCGAGATCAAGGAAGAAATTGTGGACGAAGTAATGGAAGATGACTGCACTCAACACATCCCTTCTTCTCATTCTCCAGCATTCGTTGAGTTCCAAGTAAGCCCTACAACTCACGTAACACAGGCCATCGTGAGTGACCCTACAATGTTTCATGGAACCCCTGCTCCAAATATTACTGTCACCGAGAATCCGATGATTCATCCCATAAGCCCACCCCCACAAGAATCCCCCCTTCCTAGTCTTGATGTAATCCAACACACTGTCCAACAGTCCGAACAACTATCCACGGATCCTAGTGCTGCTGACACTCCGGCAGAGTCGGCTCCGTCGGAAGTCTTCAAGGGAAAGAAGCGCATGATGCTTTCGTGGAATCATTCCCTCTCCGAACGTAAATCGAAGATGGAGCTGGACATTCTGCAAGCCGAGAGGAAAAAAGTGGAAGCGGATCACAGGAGGTCAGAGGCTGATGAGCGTAAGCTCGTAACCGAGACGTTGCTGATGACGGAGAAGATGCAGAAGGTTGAGGAGGAGAAAAAGAAGTTGAGGTTGGAGTCTGAATTCCTGACGCAAGAGAAGAAGAGGTCGGAAGAAAAGCTGAGGAAGATGGAAGCTGTGAGGGACTTTTACGTGGAGGAGAGGCGGAAGTCTGCGGCAGCAGCCGACTACTACgtggaagagaagaagaaagcggCTGCTAAAGCAAGTT
- the LOC135388110 gene encoding uncharacterized protein LOC135388110 isoform X2 yields the protein MYVKRSAFNKILIHEVRNRPSIWNPKCSQYRNLVKKNNDWSDIAYILNAPENEIQTRWKNLRDTYARKLKVERKRKEEGGAASLEPYAERWIHFKQLSFLSNIHQPPSAYIENQHPDPDASSSSLMLSGVCSLAEPSTSETSAVPPIEIKEEIVDEVMEDDCTQHIPSSHSPAFVEFQVSPTTHVTQAIVSDPTMFHGTPAPNITVTENPMIHPISPPPQESPLPSLDVIQHTVQQSEQLSTDPSAADTPAESAPSEVFKGKKRMMLSWNHSLSERKSKMELDILQAERKKVEADHRRSEADERKLVTETLLMTEKMQKVEEEKKKLRLESEFLTQEKKRSEEKLRKMEAVRDFYVEERRKSAAAADYYVEEKKKAAAKASWFVEQRKTEVLRQRLLLLEIRKLKRDLKEAK from the exons ATGTACGTAAAACGGTCCGCGTTCAACAAGATTCTCATACATGAAGTTCGAAACAGGCCGTCTATTTGGAACCCAAAGTGTAGTCAGTACAGGAATCTTGTAAAGAAGAATAACGATTGGAGCGACATCGCGTATATTTTAAATGCCCCTG AGAACGAGATCCAGACTAGATGGAAGAACCTCCGTGACACTTACGCTCGAAAACTGAAGGTAGAACgcaagaggaaggaagaaggcGGCGCAGCATCCCTGGAGCCGTATGCAGAGCGTTGGATTCACTTCAAGCAGCTATCGTTCCTCAGCAATATCCACCAGCCCCCCTC TGCCTACATAGAGAACCAGCATCCAGACCCTGATGCCTCTTCTTCATCGCTCATGCTCAGCGGCGTTTGTTCGCTCGCGGAACCATCTACCTCGGAAACGTCAGCTGTACCGCCCATCGAGATCAAGGAAGAAATTGTGGACGAAGTAATGGAAGATGACTGCACTCAACACATCCCTTCTTCTCATTCTCCAGCATTCGTTGAGTTCCAAGTAAGCCCTACAACTCACGTAACACAGGCCATCGTGAGTGACCCTACAATGTTTCATGGAACCCCTGCTCCAAATATTACTGTCACCGAGAATCCGATGATTCATCCCATAAGCCCACCCCCACAAGAATCCCCCCTTCCTAGTCTTGATGTAATCCAACACACTGTCCAACAGTCCGAACAACTATCCACGGATCCTAGTGCTGCTGACACTCCGGCAGAGTCGGCTCCGTCGGAAGTCTTCAAGGGAAAGAAGCGCATGATGCTTTCGTGGAATCATTCCCTCTCCGAACGTAAATCGAAGATGGAGCTGGACATTCTGCAAGCCGAGAGGAAAAAAGTGGAAGCGGATCACAGGAGGTCAGAGGCTGATGAGCGTAAGCTCGTAACCGAGACGTTGCTGATGACGGAGAAGATGCAGAAGGTTGAGGAGGAGAAAAAGAAGTTGAGGTTGGAGTCTGAATTCCTGACGCAAGAGAAGAAGAGGTCGGAAGAAAAGCTGAGGAAGATGGAAGCTGTGAGGGACTTTTACGTGGAGGAGAGGCGGAAGTCTGCGGCAGCAGCCGACTACTACgtggaagagaagaagaaagcggCTGCTAAAGCAAGTT